One genomic region from Nostoc sphaeroides encodes:
- a CDS encoding DsbA family oxidoreductase: protein MLIDIFHDPVCPWCRIGKKHLFDALAQWPEKEVDIRWHPFILDNTVPADGYELRSFMRNRKGIKSHSLQHLFDSTQYAGEAAGVKLNFDKIRLAVNTKLSHRLIALAPAKVKNDVVEAIYKAYFEDGLNIGDIEVLIAIGRTYQMDSSELRLQLSDDAAIKAFVAESIFTCPNGIKSVPFFIINNKVKINGSHSVEMFLKALNRAAFIDI, encoded by the coding sequence ATGCTGATAGACATATTTCACGATCCCGTTTGCCCCTGGTGTAGAATAGGGAAAAAGCATCTGTTTGATGCACTGGCACAATGGCCAGAAAAAGAAGTAGATATCCGGTGGCATCCCTTTATTCTCGACAATACCGTTCCTGCTGACGGGTACGAACTTCGCAGCTTTATGCGGAATAGAAAAGGCATAAAATCTCATAGTCTACAACATTTGTTTGATTCTACGCAATATGCAGGTGAGGCGGCTGGTGTCAAGCTAAATTTTGACAAAATCCGTTTAGCTGTCAATACTAAACTTTCGCACCGACTGATTGCACTTGCACCAGCAAAGGTAAAAAACGATGTAGTAGAAGCCATTTATAAAGCTTACTTTGAAGACGGTTTGAATATCGGAGATATTGAAGTTCTGATTGCCATAGGTAGAACTTACCAAATGGATTCTAGCGAATTACGGCTACAATTGAGTGATGATGCTGCGATTAAAGCCTTTGTGGCTGAATCAATATTTACTTGCCCAAATGGCATCAAGAGTGTACCATTCTTCATAATCAATAATAAAGTCAAGATCAATGGTTCTCACTCGGTAGAAATGTTTCTTAAAGCTTTGAATCGTGCCGCATTTATAGATATATAA
- a CDS encoding anthranilate synthase: MIFDSRSYKTLGGVLVSRSITEVKMDIALEDILFHLNSQRGGLLRSSYEYPGRYKRWAIGFVNPPLELTTQGNAFTLIALNERGRVLLPLLLERLSNSIQLEKVTLNNNNVVGFVKTIKKLFAEEERSKQPSAFTVVREILYTFSSQEDEHLGLYGAFGYDLVLQFEPITQRLERPPDQRDLVLYLPDDLIVVDYYQQRAFRLQYEFETAHGSTNDLPRTGESVDYRGKHLLPNQTADHKVGEYAKKVEGALDYFRRGDLFEVVPSQNFFEGYEDEPSKLFNTLKEINPSPYGFIFNLGGEYLIGASPEMFVRVEGRRVETCPISGTISRGQDALDDAVQIRQLLNSHKDEAELTMCTDVDRNDKSRICEPGSVQVIGRRQIELYSHLIHTVDHVEGTLRSQFDALDAFLSHTWAVTVTGAPKKAAIDFIEQHERSARRWYGGAVGYLNFNGNLNTGLILRTIRLKDCIAEVRVGATVLYDSIPEAEEQETITKAAALFETIRRVKQTSQKIGESSSIKLTKILPNGADGKRILLIDYEDSFVHTLANYIRQTGASVTTLRHGFSESLFDTERPDLVVLSPGPGRPSDFRVPQTVGALLDRKIPIFGVCLGLQGIVEAFDGQLGVLNYPQHGKSSRIFVTDPNSITFKNLPQSFPVGRYHSLFALPQHLPKELKVTAISDDDVIMGIEHQTLPIAAVQFHPESIMTLAGEVGLEIIKNVVRAYTQSLVKS; this comes from the coding sequence ATGATTTTTGATTCCCGTTCCTACAAAACCCTTGGCGGTGTACTTGTTTCTCGCTCCATCACAGAAGTGAAGATGGACATTGCTCTCGAAGACATTCTATTCCACTTAAATTCTCAGCGTGGAGGTTTGTTAAGGAGCAGCTACGAATATCCAGGTAGATACAAAAGATGGGCGATCGGATTTGTCAATCCACCATTGGAATTGACTACACAGGGAAATGCTTTTACTTTGATAGCGTTAAATGAACGCGGCCGGGTACTTTTACCATTACTCTTAGAGCGCTTATCTAATTCAATACAACTTGAGAAAGTTACCCTAAATAATAACAATGTTGTAGGCTTTGTTAAAACTATAAAAAAACTATTTGCTGAAGAAGAACGCAGTAAACAACCTTCAGCTTTTACAGTTGTCCGCGAAATTCTATACACTTTTTCGAGTCAAGAAGACGAGCATTTAGGATTGTATGGTGCATTTGGTTATGATTTAGTTTTGCAGTTTGAACCAATTACCCAACGTCTAGAACGTCCTCCAGATCAACGGGATTTAGTTCTTTATCTGCCTGATGATTTGATAGTTGTTGACTACTATCAGCAACGCGCATTTCGATTACAATATGAATTTGAAACAGCGCATGGTAGCACTAATGATCTTCCTCGAACAGGTGAATCTGTAGACTATCGCGGAAAACATCTTCTCCCAAATCAAACTGCTGATCATAAAGTAGGCGAGTATGCCAAAAAAGTTGAGGGTGCGCTCGATTATTTCCGCCGAGGCGATTTATTTGAAGTAGTTCCTAGTCAAAACTTTTTCGAGGGTTATGAAGATGAACCCAGCAAACTATTTAACACCTTAAAAGAAATAAATCCTAGCCCTTATGGGTTTATTTTTAATCTAGGTGGAGAATATCTAATTGGCGCATCTCCAGAAATGTTTGTGCGGGTTGAAGGTAGAAGGGTTGAAACCTGTCCCATTAGTGGCACTATTAGCCGGGGACAAGATGCTCTCGACGATGCCGTGCAAATTCGTCAGTTACTCAACTCTCACAAAGATGAAGCTGAGTTAACCATGTGTACTGATGTCGATCGCAATGACAAATCCCGAATCTGCGAACCTGGTTCAGTACAAGTGATTGGTCGTCGTCAAATAGAATTATACAGCCACCTGATACATACAGTAGATCATGTAGAGGGGACACTGCGATCGCAATTTGATGCCTTAGATGCCTTTCTTTCGCATACATGGGCGGTTACAGTCACCGGCGCACCCAAAAAAGCCGCAATAGATTTTATTGAACAGCATGAACGTAGCGCCCGACGTTGGTATGGTGGAGCAGTTGGCTATTTAAATTTCAATGGGAATTTAAATACTGGATTAATTCTGCGGACAATCCGGTTAAAAGACTGCATCGCCGAAGTACGAGTTGGTGCTACAGTCCTTTATGACTCCATACCCGAAGCAGAAGAACAAGAAACAATTACCAAAGCTGCTGCTTTATTTGAAACGATTCGGCGTGTAAAGCAAACCAGTCAGAAAATTGGTGAATCCAGTTCCATAAAATTAACTAAAATCCTTCCAAACGGGGCAGATGGCAAACGCATCTTACTAATAGACTATGAAGATTCATTTGTTCATACCCTAGCCAATTACATTCGCCAAACTGGTGCAAGCGTTACGACACTCCGTCATGGTTTCTCAGAATCGCTATTCGATACAGAACGCCCTGACTTAGTTGTTTTATCTCCTGGCCCTGGTAGACCAAGTGATTTTCGGGTTCCTCAGACAGTCGGTGCCCTTCTTGATCGCAAAATTCCTATTTTCGGAGTTTGTCTAGGGCTGCAAGGCATCGTTGAAGCATTTGATGGACAATTGGGAGTCCTCAACTATCCCCAACATGGTAAATCCTCAAGGATTTTCGTCACCGATCCTAATTCCATAACCTTCAAAAATTTACCACAATCTTTTCCAGTGGGTAGATATCACTCATTGTTTGCCCTACCGCAACATTTGCCAAAAGAACTCAAAGTAACCGCGATTTCTGATGACGACGTAATTATGGGCATTGAACATCAGACACTTCCCATCGCCGCCGTTCAGTTTCATCCAGAATCAATCATGACTCTAGCGGGAGAAGTCGGTCTGGAAATCATAAAAAATGTGGTGCGTGCATATACGCAATCATTAGTTAAGAGTTAG
- the scyF gene encoding scytonemin biosynthesis PEP-CTERM protein ScyF (ScyF is a conserved protein in biosynthesis systems for the scytonemin, a Trp-derived cyanobacterial natural sunscreen, although it is not absolutely required.) — protein MGLVKNFSIGILGTGFMVLATVAQAKAVTLTFDRSIGEPGFGPGQLFVPQGIAVDSQGNTLIANGRGINPADGTPNYNLGNKIEIFNPSGQYIGAIGSGGTGPGQFDEPTTVDFNPVTGDLYSGDVYNNRINQFDSQGNFIRSFANGEFTPLVEDRLFFGPSGLTFDKDGNVYVGDFNGERILKYTSDGQQLGVIGGTRGSAPGEFQGVAGVRISPVSGNIFVADQYNNRVQVLDPTGSPLLAFGSAGSEPGQLLQPIGIEVDDQENVYVADSINSRVQVFDKNGNFLTSFGEPALDASGNPVPPPAFTGPPFGNPLDLTPGRFNWTGGTTLKDDKLYVGDFFQGRVQVLNVEGRKQVPEPSSALSLALLGLGAATITLRKRGQQKPVFSLEKTLQKQS, from the coding sequence ATGGGATTAGTCAAAAATTTCTCAATCGGCATTCTCGGTACTGGATTCATGGTGTTGGCAACAGTAGCCCAAGCCAAGGCTGTAACATTAACTTTCGACAGAAGTATCGGCGAACCTGGTTTCGGGCCTGGGCAACTGTTTGTTCCCCAAGGGATAGCGGTGGATAGCCAAGGGAATACCCTCATAGCTAACGGACGCGGTATTAACCCGGCGGATGGTACTCCTAACTATAACCTTGGTAACAAAATTGAAATATTTAATCCTAGCGGTCAGTATATTGGAGCAATTGGCTCCGGTGGCACAGGGCCCGGACAGTTTGACGAACCAACAACTGTAGACTTTAATCCCGTAACAGGGGATCTGTATTCAGGTGATGTTTACAACAACCGCATCAATCAATTTGATTCTCAGGGGAACTTTATTAGATCCTTTGCAAATGGAGAATTTACCCCTCTGGTAGAAGATAGATTGTTCTTTGGGCCATCTGGTTTGACATTTGACAAGGATGGCAACGTCTACGTTGGTGATTTTAACGGCGAAAGGATTCTTAAATATACATCAGACGGACAGCAACTTGGTGTCATTGGTGGTACCAGAGGCTCTGCACCTGGGGAATTCCAAGGTGTAGCAGGTGTAAGAATTTCCCCAGTTAGTGGAAATATCTTTGTAGCTGACCAGTATAACAACCGCGTTCAAGTACTCGATCCAACTGGTAGCCCTCTGTTGGCATTTGGTTCAGCAGGTAGCGAACCTGGACAGCTTCTTCAGCCAATTGGCATCGAAGTGGACGACCAAGAGAATGTTTATGTAGCTGATTCTATCAACAGCCGCGTTCAGGTGTTTGATAAAAACGGTAACTTCTTGACTTCCTTCGGTGAACCAGCCCTAGATGCATCGGGTAATCCTGTACCACCTCCAGCATTCACTGGCCCTCCTTTTGGCAACCCCCTCGACCTCACTCCCGGCAGATTTAACTGGACGGGTGGCACAACCCTCAAAGATGACAAGCTTTATGTGGGCGATTTCTTCCAAGGTCGCGTCCAAGTGCTAAACGTAGAAGGCAGAAAGCAAGTACCGGAGCCAAGTTCAGCACTGAGTTTAGCATTGCTTGGACTTGGGGCTGCTACCATCACATTGCGGAAACGTGGACAACAAAAGCCAGTCTTCAGTTTAGAGAAGACGTTGCAAAAACAGTCCTGA
- the trpC gene encoding indole-3-glycerol phosphate synthase TrpC, whose product MTNQVATSRHILEEIVLHKRQEVAQMQQELPLTSLRQQLNTAPTVRNFLTALQENRNQPSLIAEVKKASPSRGIIRADFDAVAVAQAYERGGAACLSVLTDHKFFQGSFDNLRRVRSQVALPLLCKEFIIDRYQIYLARRAGADAVLLIAAILSDQELQAFLQLIHDLGMNALVEVHTLAELDRVLKLDNLSLVGINNRNLEDFTLDIGTTQQLLAQRQQQLQSLDITVVSESGLYTSADLSLVAVAGARAVLIGESLVKQSDVEQAVRSLLRLDSP is encoded by the coding sequence ATGACTAATCAAGTTGCCACTTCCCGCCATATTCTCGAAGAAATTGTGTTGCATAAAAGGCAAGAAGTTGCACAAATGCAGCAAGAACTGCCTTTAACCTCCTTGCGACAACAGTTAAATACAGCCCCGACTGTGCGAAATTTCTTGACTGCTTTGCAAGAAAACCGCAACCAACCTAGCTTAATTGCCGAGGTAAAAAAGGCATCACCTAGCCGTGGCATTATCCGCGCAGATTTTGATGCAGTAGCTGTTGCTCAAGCTTATGAACGAGGTGGTGCAGCTTGTTTATCAGTCTTAACTGATCATAAGTTTTTTCAAGGCAGTTTTGATAATCTGCGAAGGGTGCGATCGCAAGTTGCATTACCCCTACTGTGCAAAGAGTTTATCATTGACCGCTATCAAATTTATTTAGCACGAAGAGCAGGTGCAGATGCAGTCTTGTTGATTGCTGCCATTTTATCAGATCAAGAACTTCAGGCTTTTTTGCAACTAATTCATGATTTAGGCATGAATGCACTGGTAGAAGTTCATACCCTGGCTGAACTGGATCGAGTGCTAAAGCTTGATAACCTAAGTTTAGTAGGAATCAACAATCGCAATCTAGAAGATTTTACCCTTGATATAGGCACAACACAGCAACTTTTAGCACAGCGTCAACAACAATTACAAAGTTTGGATATCACCGTCGTCAGCGAGTCTGGACTGTATACATCTGCTGATTTATCTCTTGTAGCTGTTGCTGGTGCGCGTGCGGTTTTAATTGGAGAGTCTTTAGTTAAACAAAGCGATGTAGAACAAGCTGTGCGTAGTTTGCTAAGACTTGATTCTCCCTAA
- the trpA gene encoding tryptophan synthase subunit alpha: MTSISASFQTLRDRQQCALIPFITAGDPNLETTAKAIRILDRNGADFIELGVPYSDPLADGPVIQAAATRALQKGTKLEQVLEMLQVVIPNLKAPIILFTYYNPILHRGIKPFLGKIAAVGVRGLVVPDLPLEEAEELIQTAASFGIEVILLVAPTSSLDRIEAIAHQSQGFIYLVSVTGVTGIRAQIQDRVKYLLKDLRSVTDKPIGVGFGISEAKQAHQVMEWGADAVIVGSAFVKRLAENSPAEGLQAVEEFCQELKAAITSASLQQAGSAK; the protein is encoded by the coding sequence ATGACTTCTATCTCAGCTTCCTTTCAAACTTTACGCGATCGCCAACAGTGTGCTTTAATCCCCTTTATCACAGCAGGCGATCCTAACTTAGAAACCACTGCCAAGGCAATACGTATCTTAGATCGCAACGGTGCAGACTTCATCGAGTTGGGTGTTCCCTACTCCGATCCTCTAGCAGATGGGCCTGTTATTCAAGCAGCAGCAACCCGCGCTTTGCAAAAAGGCACGAAATTAGAGCAAGTGCTAGAAATGTTACAGGTGGTGATTCCTAACCTAAAAGCGCCGATAATTCTATTTACTTACTACAATCCCATTTTACACCGAGGTATTAAACCATTTTTAGGAAAAATTGCTGCTGTTGGCGTGCGAGGCTTGGTAGTGCCAGACTTACCCTTAGAAGAAGCAGAAGAATTAATCCAAACTGCTGCATCTTTCGGAATTGAAGTAATTTTACTCGTAGCTCCTACCAGTTCTCTTGATAGAATTGAAGCGATCGCTCATCAATCTCAGGGTTTTATCTACCTGGTGAGTGTTACAGGCGTTACAGGTATCCGCGCTCAAATCCAAGACCGGGTAAAGTATTTATTAAAAGATTTGCGAAGCGTCACCGATAAACCCATCGGCGTTGGTTTTGGCATCTCAGAAGCAAAACAGGCCCATCAAGTAATGGAATGGGGAGCAGACGCAGTGATTGTTGGTAGTGCCTTTGTGAAACGTTTAGCTGAAAATAGCCCAGCAGAAGGATTGCAAGCTGTAGAAGAATTTTGTCAAGAACTGAAAGCAGCAATTACCTCAGCATCCCTGCAACAAGCTGGTTCGGCAAAGTAA
- a CDS encoding 3-dehydroquinate synthase, with the protein MVVDIKQKSKFNLQPIHQRVSVTFNYEVYFTQNLFELKNPTLAQVITADGETKPKKVVAVVDAGILQHHPELVKQLVAYTKFYAEIVAIAAEPMIISGGEAAKNDRTLVDQIQQQIEAAGLCRHCYVLAIGGGAVLDLVGYAAATAHRGIRLIRIPTTVLAQNDSGVGVKNGINAFGKKNFLGTFAPPYAVINDSAFLTTLDDRDWRSGIAEAIKVALIKDASFFDYIHSHSAALARRDMDTMQQVIYRCAQLHLEHIANSGDPFEMGSSRPLDFGHWAAHKLEHLTNYRLRHGEAVAIGIALDCTYSYLVGLLDCSQWQRVLSTLSALGFTLYVPEMVEKLSQMEDPDCLFRGLTEFREHLGGELTLMLLQRIGKGVEVHEVDLFLYRQAISLLREF; encoded by the coding sequence ATGGTAGTTGACATTAAGCAAAAAAGTAAATTCAATCTGCAACCAATTCATCAACGTGTTTCGGTTACTTTCAACTATGAGGTTTACTTTACCCAAAACTTATTTGAGTTGAAAAACCCCACCTTAGCCCAAGTGATTACAGCAGATGGGGAGACAAAGCCGAAGAAAGTTGTAGCAGTAGTAGACGCAGGAATATTGCAGCATCACCCGGAATTGGTTAAGCAATTAGTAGCGTATACCAAGTTTTATGCAGAGATAGTAGCGATCGCAGCCGAACCGATGATAATTTCGGGAGGAGAAGCCGCCAAAAACGATCGCACTTTAGTAGATCAAATCCAGCAACAGATTGAAGCAGCCGGATTATGTCGCCATTGTTACGTGTTAGCGATCGGGGGCGGGGCTGTGTTGGATTTGGTAGGATATGCAGCCGCAACTGCTCACCGGGGTATTCGTCTAATTCGGATTCCGACGACTGTGTTAGCACAAAATGATTCCGGGGTTGGCGTAAAAAACGGCATCAACGCCTTTGGTAAAAAGAACTTTCTCGGCACATTTGCGCCACCTTATGCAGTTATCAATGATTCTGCCTTTTTGACAACCTTAGACGATCGCGATTGGCGTTCTGGAATCGCAGAAGCAATCAAAGTGGCGCTGATTAAGGATGCTAGCTTTTTTGATTATATCCACTCTCACAGCGCAGCCCTGGCACGGCGAGACATGGATACCATGCAACAAGTTATCTATCGTTGCGCCCAATTGCATCTAGAACATATTGCCAATAGCGGCGATCCTTTTGAAATGGGTTCGTCTCGTCCCCTCGATTTTGGACATTGGGCGGCTCATAAACTGGAGCATTTGACAAATTATCGCTTGCGTCATGGTGAAGCAGTTGCGATCGGTATTGCTTTGGATTGTACTTATTCCTATTTGGTAGGATTGCTGGATTGTTCACAGTGGCAACGGGTATTAAGTACTTTGTCGGCGTTGGGTTTCACGTTGTATGTGCCAGAAATGGTGGAGAAGTTATCACAGATGGAAGATCCTGATTGTTTGTTTCGGGGTTTAACTGAGTTCCGGGAACATTTGGGGGGAGAGTTAACTTTGATGCTGTTACAAAGGATTGGGAAAGGAGTTGAGGTTCATGAGGTGGATTTGTTTCTGTATAGGCAGGCAATATCGCTGTTGAGGGAGTTTTAG
- a CDS encoding glycosyltransferase family 4 protein, whose amino-acid sequence MQILIYSYNYHPEPIGIAPLMTELAEGLVKRGHQVRVITGMPNYPQRQIYDRYQGKLYVTEHKNGVKIQRSYLRIKSKPNLVDRLLLELSFVFTSLPQALKGERPDVILLTVPPLLVCLPATLIAWLYNCPVVLNVQDILPEAAVRVGLIKNKLMIQALEALEKFAYRTAHTISVIADGFVDNLINKGVPANKIACIPNWVNLNFIRPLPKENNSWRATHQLDDKFVVLYSGNIALTQGLETVIEAASRLRHINDIVFAIAGESQALERLQKHCLACGADNVLLLPLQPREKLPQMLAAADVGLIVQKSNVISFNMPSKIPLLLASGRPIVGSVPATGTAAKAIKESGGGVIVEPESADALASAVLDLYNQPELAAQLGRKGRKFAVENYSFEQALDRYEELFYDAIAKKATTFDILPEFNSKKSLVDQDFLVHTSPIVRVVSQRLMTNDK is encoded by the coding sequence ATGCAAATTCTGATTTATTCATACAATTATCATCCAGAGCCAATTGGTATTGCACCTTTAATGACTGAACTAGCAGAAGGGCTGGTAAAGCGAGGGCATCAAGTGCGAGTAATCACAGGTATGCCTAACTATCCTCAGCGTCAGATTTACGATCGCTATCAAGGTAAGCTATACGTTACTGAACATAAAAATGGTGTCAAAATTCAGCGTAGTTACTTACGAATTAAGTCTAAACCTAACCTTGTAGACAGACTACTGCTAGAGTTGAGCTTTGTTTTTACGAGTTTGCCACAAGCCCTCAAGGGCGAACGACCTGATGTAATTCTTTTAACAGTACCGCCGCTACTAGTTTGCTTACCTGCAACCTTAATAGCTTGGCTATACAATTGCCCAGTAGTGCTGAACGTGCAAGATATCCTCCCGGAAGCTGCTGTGCGTGTTGGGCTAATTAAAAATAAGTTGATGATTCAAGCTCTGGAAGCTTTAGAAAAATTTGCCTACCGAACTGCACATACCATTAGCGTAATTGCCGATGGCTTTGTAGATAATTTAATAAATAAAGGTGTACCCGCTAATAAAATTGCCTGCATTCCCAATTGGGTGAATCTAAATTTTATCCGCCCTTTACCGAAAGAGAATAACTCTTGGAGAGCTACCCATCAACTCGATGATAAATTTGTAGTACTTTATTCAGGTAATATTGCTCTGACACAAGGTTTAGAGACAGTAATCGAAGCAGCATCTCGATTGCGTCATATTAATGATATTGTCTTTGCGATCGCAGGTGAATCTCAAGCTCTCGAAAGGTTACAAAAACATTGTCTTGCTTGTGGTGCAGATAACGTTTTGCTGCTACCACTGCAACCGCGAGAAAAACTCCCGCAAATGTTAGCAGCCGCAGATGTCGGCTTGATTGTGCAAAAGAGCAATGTGATTTCCTTCAATATGCCTTCTAAAATACCATTGCTGTTAGCCAGTGGCCGCCCAATTGTCGGTTCAGTTCCCGCAACTGGGACTGCTGCCAAAGCCATCAAAGAAAGTGGTGGCGGCGTTATCGTTGAGCCAGAGTCAGCAGATGCTTTAGCAAGTGCAGTATTAGATTTATATAATCAGCCAGAATTAGCAGCACAATTAGGGCGCAAAGGAAGAAAATTTGCAGTAGAAAACTATTCCTTTGAGCAAGCGCTAGATCGGTATGAAGAGTTATTTTATGATGCGATCGCCAAAAAAGCAACCACTTTCGATATCTTACCCGAATTTAATTCTAAGAAATCACTTGTTGATCAAGACTTTTTAGTACATACCTCGCCCATTGTACGCGTGGTATCACAAAGACTAATGACAAATGACAAATGA
- a CDS encoding ScyD/ScyE family protein: MKLRSFALTSVTFCFAAICGTPSVQAATLTTIVDGVSNARAVSFGPDGSLYVAEPGIGGNGNCQPSPSTLFQPICAGNSGSLVKVASDGTTQRLFNNFESIAEQPSGNQGAGIQDIQFDSQGNAYLLTGFAGYPGNRDLESLNLGANFPIPEQQLVTFPPSTPDKVLNTPLLAQLFKADLNTGELESIFDFGKYEITNNPDGGDVVTNPFDLTVSGDTAYVVDGGGNAAYKIKLDGSESEAIAIPKKVLSASTLPPLPPGQELPPGLIEILPGGNIAIQAVPTGGTIGPDGALYVAEYSGFPYPENESRIFRIGEDGNPEVFLDGFTQITDLTFDDQGNLLVLQFGDESQLKGDLRFLPGSLIKVAPDLTRTILVAAGEGLESSAGIDIGPDGQIYITKRGVGPELGSVVRVDGIVAEKVPEPTSILGLLALASVGATGAIAKRKRQDKLGELLPKAEIV; this comes from the coding sequence ATGAAACTCAGATCATTTGCTCTTACATCTGTTACATTTTGTTTTGCTGCTATTTGTGGAACGCCATCTGTACAAGCTGCAACACTAACGACAATTGTTGATGGAGTCAGTAATGCACGGGCTGTTAGCTTTGGCCCTGACGGCAGTCTCTACGTAGCAGAGCCAGGTATCGGAGGAAACGGAAATTGCCAACCATCTCCGAGTACACTGTTTCAGCCTATCTGTGCTGGTAATAGTGGTTCGCTGGTCAAAGTTGCATCAGATGGCACCACACAGCGTCTATTCAATAACTTTGAATCTATAGCAGAACAACCCAGTGGCAACCAAGGCGCTGGTATTCAAGACATACAATTCGACTCTCAGGGGAATGCTTATCTTCTAACTGGGTTTGCTGGTTATCCAGGAAATCGTGATCTAGAATCACTTAACCTTGGTGCTAATTTCCCGATCCCAGAGCAGCAACTTGTTACTTTCCCGCCATCTACACCGGATAAAGTACTGAATACCCCGCTTTTAGCACAACTTTTTAAAGCTGACTTGAACACCGGAGAACTGGAAAGTATTTTCGACTTCGGCAAGTATGAAATTACTAATAACCCAGACGGTGGGGATGTAGTTACCAATCCCTTTGATTTGACCGTTAGTGGTGATACTGCTTATGTCGTTGACGGAGGTGGAAACGCCGCTTACAAAATCAAACTTGACGGAAGTGAGTCTGAGGCGATCGCAATTCCCAAGAAAGTCCTTAGTGCTTCAACATTGCCACCTTTACCACCAGGACAAGAACTGCCTCCAGGCTTAATAGAAATACTTCCAGGAGGAAACATCGCAATTCAAGCAGTACCTACAGGTGGCACAATTGGGCCAGATGGAGCCTTGTACGTTGCCGAATATTCAGGTTTTCCATATCCAGAAAATGAATCGCGGATCTTCCGCATCGGCGAAGATGGCAACCCAGAGGTTTTTCTGGATGGTTTTACGCAAATCACTGACTTAACCTTTGATGATCAAGGCAATTTGCTGGTGTTACAGTTCGGCGACGAGTCTCAGTTGAAGGGTGACTTGCGGTTCCTTCCCGGTTCTCTGATTAAAGTTGCTCCCGATCTAACTCGCACAATCCTGGTTGCTGCCGGTGAAGGGTTGGAATCGTCTGCTGGAATCGATATTGGCCCTGATGGGCAAATATACATCACCAAACGCGGTGTTGGGCCAGAACTAGGGTCGGTTGTTCGGGTGGATGGTATCGTTGCCGAAAAAGTCCCCGAACCTACTTCAATACTTGGCTTATTAGCACTTGCTAGTGTAGGCGCAACTGGTGCGATCGCCAAGCGCAAACGCCAAGACAAGTTGGGTGAATTGTTACCCAAAGCAGAGATAGTCTAA
- the tyrA gene encoding bifunctional chorismate mutase/prephenate dehydrogenase codes for MTNNNLISKSATNHVSPRQITIIGGRGRMGKLFKEQLSLVGHNVSILEHEDWEYADKLLTQAELVLVSVPIEYTVDVIKRAAKYLSYNTALCDITSVKTQPTQAMLEHHSGPVMGLHPMFGPNIKSFLGQKVVICPGRNDDSFQWLLDFLKSQGGELIVCTPEEHDQMMVIVQATQHFCRFSLGVFLAQVKVDIEQSLTMSTPNYRQEIDIVKRLFSQNPNLCVDIMLATEERCNAISFLADTYSRLAKLVATKDRDALIQEFENTQIFFEEKINTFIQPLNTTPRQRDFKPQMHTNMSI; via the coding sequence ATGACAAATAACAATCTGATTTCTAAATCTGCAACAAATCATGTCAGTCCCCGACAAATTACCATCATCGGTGGACGCGGCAGGATGGGAAAATTATTTAAAGAGCAGCTTTCCCTAGTAGGTCACAATGTTAGCATTCTCGAACATGAAGATTGGGAATACGCCGATAAACTGTTAACTCAGGCAGAATTAGTATTAGTAAGTGTTCCCATTGAATATACAGTTGATGTTATCAAACGAGCGGCGAAATACCTGAGCTACAATACAGCTTTGTGTGACATCACGAGTGTAAAAACTCAGCCAACTCAGGCGATGCTCGAACATCATTCCGGCCCAGTCATGGGTTTACATCCAATGTTTGGGCCAAATATCAAATCGTTTTTGGGACAAAAAGTGGTAATATGTCCAGGTCGAAACGATGATTCATTTCAGTGGTTATTAGACTTTCTCAAAAGTCAAGGTGGAGAATTAATTGTTTGCACACCTGAAGAACACGATCAAATGATGGTGATCGTTCAAGCAACGCAGCATTTTTGTAGATTTAGTCTTGGTGTTTTCTTAGCACAAGTAAAAGTGGATATAGAGCAGAGCTTAACAATGTCAACACCTAACTATCGTCAAGAAATTGACATTGTTAAACGTTTGTTTTCTCAAAATCCTAATTTATGTGTTGATATTATGCTAGCTACAGAAGAAAGATGTAATGCAATTAGCTTTTTGGCTGATACTTACAGCCGTTTAGCGAAACTAGTAGCAACGAAAGATAGAGACGCATTAATTCAAGAATTTGAAAATACTCAAATATTTTTTGAAGAAAAAATCAACACTTTTATCCAGCCCTTAAATACAACGCCTCGCCAACGAGATTTTAAACCCCAGATGCACACAAATATGAGCATTTGA